One genomic segment of Pandoraea sputorum includes these proteins:
- a CDS encoding ATP-binding protein — protein sequence MSDLSRAQTAPASYASRWARYGRYPGWPRTLSGRLALILVIGMLATQLVTGTVWFDARYGRVAEVPVRSGGARIADAVKLFDVVPPAERGALMQRLRATGVEVRNIDAPAAQQRMSHFSDDLFDSVLTSQLGPMHAFVAHPVVLYDDTGEPLALATLLRAHAPTAHLAADVRLQDGQWMSLAVVAGQAGLDLRPGAAFADYFVRIYLARIFAVILIAVIAVRIALRPLARMSAAADRLGRDIHSPPLDENGPVEVRRAAQTFNAMQHRLIEAMQARTAFLASVSHDLRSPLTRLRLRAETLSDPAQRERFRQDLMEMEAMIAASLDHVRGVPSGEALRDVDIEALLRAVAEDARETGGDVRVRDQSASGTVRGYPRTLRRCVQNLVDNALRYAGGCRLSAHLSAQGTHLEIVVEDRGPGIPDAELSAAVEPFVRGGAHRQGAEQGHDGVPGGPDGAGLGLAIARTIAQAHDGSLILSNRPGGGLRAELHLPVAGPDIALDTHTK from the coding sequence ATGTCTGATCTCTCCCGTGCGCAGACCGCACCTGCGTCGTACGCTTCGCGATGGGCACGCTATGGTCGCTATCCTGGCTGGCCACGCACGCTCTCTGGACGCCTCGCGTTGATTCTCGTCATCGGCATGCTCGCGACACAACTCGTCACAGGCACTGTGTGGTTCGACGCCCGCTATGGCCGCGTGGCCGAAGTGCCGGTGCGCTCGGGCGGCGCGCGCATTGCCGATGCCGTCAAATTGTTTGACGTCGTTCCACCCGCCGAGCGCGGCGCGCTCATGCAGCGGCTGCGCGCGACCGGCGTCGAAGTGCGCAATATCGACGCCCCCGCCGCGCAACAACGCATGTCGCACTTCTCCGACGATCTGTTCGACAGCGTGCTGACGTCGCAACTCGGTCCGATGCATGCGTTCGTCGCGCACCCGGTCGTGCTGTACGACGACACCGGCGAACCCCTGGCGCTCGCCACGTTGCTGCGCGCGCACGCCCCAACGGCGCACCTCGCCGCCGACGTGCGTCTGCAAGACGGACAATGGATGTCGCTCGCCGTGGTGGCGGGTCAGGCCGGGCTCGATCTGCGTCCCGGTGCGGCGTTCGCGGATTACTTCGTCCGCATCTATCTCGCGCGCATTTTTGCGGTGATTCTGATCGCGGTGATCGCGGTCCGGATCGCCTTACGTCCGCTGGCGCGCATGTCGGCGGCGGCCGACCGGCTCGGACGCGACATTCACAGCCCGCCCCTCGACGAGAACGGCCCGGTGGAAGTGCGCCGCGCTGCACAGACGTTCAACGCCATGCAGCATCGGCTGATCGAAGCCATGCAGGCGCGTACGGCGTTCCTCGCGTCCGTCTCGCACGATCTGCGCTCACCGCTCACACGGCTGCGACTTCGCGCGGAAACGCTCAGCGATCCGGCCCAGCGCGAGCGCTTTCGTCAGGATCTGATGGAAATGGAAGCGATGATCGCCGCGTCGCTCGATCACGTGCGCGGCGTGCCGAGTGGAGAAGCGTTGCGCGACGTCGATATCGAAGCCTTGCTGCGCGCCGTGGCGGAAGACGCGAGAGAGACGGGCGGCGACGTGCGCGTGCGCGACCAGAGCGCAAGCGGCACGGTACGCGGCTATCCGCGCACATTGCGACGCTGCGTACAGAACCTTGTCGACAACGCGTTGCGCTATGCCGGTGGATGTCGGCTGTCGGCACATCTGTCGGCGCAGGGCACGCATCTCGAAATCGTGGTGGAAGATCGCGGCCCTGGCATCCCGGATGCCGAACTCTCGGCGGCTGTCGAGCCCTTCGTGCGCGGCGGCGCCCATCGGCAGGGCGCTGAGCAAGGACATGACGGTGTGCCTGGCGGTCCTGACGGTGCCGGTCTCGGTCTGGCCATTGCCCGCACCATCGCACAGGCGCACGATGGTTCGCTGATCCTCTCGAACCGCCCCGGCGGCGGATTGCGCGCCGAACTGCACCTGCCGGTCGCCGGTCCGGACATCGCACTCGACACCCATACGAAATAA
- the tam gene encoding trans-aconitate 2-methyltransferase, with the protein MSQNQPSNTSHAPTNPAWQASQYVKFEDERTRPVRDLVAAIPELPGRDAARVVDIGCGPGNSTEVLAARYAQAQVLGLDSSQDMVDAARKRLPQFQFDVADIGAWKDGPFDVILANAVLQWLPDHETLYPRLVACLAPGGSLAVQTPDNLDEPAHRLMREVAADPRWADTLKGTERTARHGAAFYYPMLRALCTRVDIWRTTYYHPLAGGAPAVVEWFKGSALRPFLTKLDDASREAFLARYTEEIAKAYPALADGTVLLPFPRLFVVATR; encoded by the coding sequence ATGTCGCAAAACCAGCCCTCGAATACCTCGCACGCCCCGACCAACCCGGCATGGCAGGCGTCGCAGTACGTCAAGTTCGAAGACGAGCGCACGCGTCCCGTGCGCGATCTCGTCGCTGCGATCCCCGAGCTTCCCGGCCGCGATGCGGCACGTGTCGTGGATATCGGGTGCGGCCCCGGCAACTCGACCGAAGTGCTTGCTGCGCGCTATGCGCAGGCACAAGTCCTCGGGCTGGATAGTTCGCAGGATATGGTCGACGCGGCGCGCAAACGTCTGCCTCAGTTTCAGTTCGACGTCGCGGATATCGGTGCGTGGAAGGACGGCCCGTTCGACGTGATTCTCGCGAACGCCGTGTTGCAATGGCTGCCGGATCACGAGACGCTTTACCCGCGCCTCGTTGCGTGTCTTGCGCCCGGTGGCTCGCTCGCGGTGCAGACGCCCGACAATCTCGACGAACCCGCTCACCGGCTGATGCGCGAAGTCGCCGCCGACCCGCGCTGGGCCGATACGCTCAAAGGCACGGAACGCACCGCGCGACATGGCGCGGCGTTCTACTATCCGATGCTGCGCGCCCTGTGTACGCGCGTCGATATCTGGCGCACGACGTACTATCATCCGCTCGCTGGCGGTGCACCGGCCGTCGTCGAATGGTTCAAGGGCAGCGCGTTGCGTCCGTTCCTCACGAAGCTGGACGACGCGTCGCGCGAGGCGTTCCTCGCCCGATACACGGAAGAAATCGCAAAGGCTTATCCGGCGCTGGCTGACGGCACGGTACTGCTGCCGTTCCCGCGACTCTTCGTCGTGGCCACGCGCTGA
- a CDS encoding response regulator, which translates to MAPARSVARLLVVDDDPQIRDLLSDYLRESGFDVATAADGVQMWAQLAAIPADVVVLDLMLPGEDGLSLCRQLHARGDVSVVMLTSRSTLFDRIVGLEVGADDYLPKPFDPRELLARIKAVLRRGPRLPPGSTQAVTSDRVMAARGVPVSSFPTLHHAQLQPSQAAYFDFDGWRLDTLARQLISPEGRVITLGGSDYRTLQALVMHPHRPLSRDFLLDCAFGRHGAANDRAIDVCVSRLRAHLDTRARPSPLIRTVRNEGYMLAADVVASHV; encoded by the coding sequence ATGGCTCCTGCGCGTTCGGTTGCGCGCTTGCTGGTCGTCGACGACGATCCTCAGATTCGCGACCTGCTCTCGGACTATCTGCGCGAGTCGGGTTTCGATGTCGCGACCGCCGCCGACGGCGTGCAGATGTGGGCGCAGCTTGCCGCGATACCTGCCGATGTGGTGGTGCTCGATCTGATGCTGCCGGGTGAGGATGGCTTGTCGCTTTGCCGACAGTTGCATGCACGCGGTGACGTCTCGGTCGTGATGCTCACGTCGCGCAGCACGTTGTTCGACCGCATCGTCGGCCTCGAAGTCGGTGCGGACGATTACCTGCCCAAGCCCTTCGATCCGCGCGAATTGCTCGCGCGCATCAAAGCGGTGTTGCGACGCGGGCCACGTCTGCCGCCAGGGAGCACACAGGCGGTGACGTCCGACCGCGTGATGGCCGCGCGCGGTGTGCCTGTGTCGTCGTTCCCCACACTGCACCATGCGCAGCTCCAGCCCTCACAGGCGGCGTATTTCGACTTCGACGGATGGCGGCTCGATACGCTCGCGCGCCAGCTCATTTCACCGGAAGGTCGCGTGATTACACTGGGCGGCTCCGATTACCGCACGTTGCAGGCACTGGTGATGCATCCGCACCGGCCGCTCTCGCGCGACTTTCTGCTCGACTGCGCATTCGGTCGTCATGGGGCCGCCAACGATCGCGCCATCGACGTTTGCGTAAGCCGTCTGCGCGCCCATCTAGATACGCGTGCACGGCCGTCGCCGCTGATTCGTACGGTTCGCAACGAAGGCTATATGCTCGCCGCCGATGTGGTGGCTTCGCATGTCTGA
- a CDS encoding ABC transporter substrate-binding protein, whose translation MTATAVVTPAHAGETVTDMAGRQVTLPDHVDRILLGEGRLLYAVALLEGKQPLARIVGWQGELQSLDPQTWQQYEKIFPKIDTIPKIGQSSEATVSAEKALALKPDLAIFSIGGHGPGRHNALVKEFAAAGVPVIFVDFRQKPLEDTVPSLRLMGKAMHREAQADAYISLYESHLKAVRDAVATIPANERPKVFVQMLAGVWPGCCHTVGNGNIGEFVDAAGGVNIARDLLPGVIGDLNVEHVIASRPDVYIATGTRGNANQLRIHVGAQTSARDARDSLNAFVKSPGIASIKAVREGRTHGLWHNFYDSPYNIVAVEAMLGWFYPGRFKQIDANATFAEIHKRFLAVPFNGTYWTDGDKP comes from the coding sequence ATGACCGCAACGGCGGTTGTCACCCCGGCCCACGCGGGCGAAACCGTGACCGATATGGCCGGACGGCAAGTCACGCTGCCCGACCACGTCGACCGGATTCTGCTCGGCGAGGGACGGCTGCTTTATGCCGTGGCGTTGCTTGAGGGCAAGCAGCCGCTTGCGCGCATCGTGGGCTGGCAGGGCGAGTTGCAATCGCTCGACCCGCAGACGTGGCAGCAGTACGAAAAGATTTTCCCGAAGATCGACACCATTCCGAAGATCGGCCAGTCATCGGAAGCGACGGTCAGCGCTGAGAAGGCGCTGGCGCTCAAGCCAGACCTCGCCATCTTCAGCATTGGCGGTCACGGCCCCGGGCGGCACAACGCACTGGTCAAGGAGTTCGCCGCCGCCGGTGTGCCGGTGATCTTCGTGGACTTTCGTCAGAAGCCGCTCGAAGACACGGTGCCGAGTCTGCGCCTGATGGGCAAAGCCATGCACCGCGAAGCGCAGGCCGACGCGTATATCTCGCTCTACGAGTCGCACCTGAAGGCGGTGCGCGACGCCGTCGCGACGATTCCGGCGAACGAACGTCCGAAGGTCTTCGTACAGATGCTCGCAGGCGTCTGGCCCGGTTGCTGCCACACGGTCGGCAACGGCAACATCGGCGAGTTCGTCGATGCGGCAGGCGGTGTGAATATCGCGCGCGATTTGCTGCCGGGCGTCATCGGCGACCTGAACGTCGAGCATGTGATTGCATCCCGGCCGGACGTCTACATCGCGACCGGCACGCGCGGCAACGCCAATCAGTTGCGAATTCACGTGGGGGCGCAGACGTCGGCGCGCGATGCGCGCGATTCGCTGAACGCCTTCGTGAAGTCGCCGGGCATTGCCTCGATCAAGGCGGTGCGCGAGGGCCGCACGCACGGGCTCTGGCACAACTTCTACGACTCGCCTTACAACATTGTCGCGGTCGAAGCGATGCTCGGCTGGTTCTATCCGGGCCGCTTCAAACAGATCGACGCGAACGCGACGTTTGCCGAGATTCACAAGCGCTTCCTCGCGGTGCCCTTTAACGGCACTTACTGGACCGACGGAGATAAGCCGTGA
- a CDS encoding TonB-dependent receptor: MKHLNSMKPGIADTAFSPFASPLGAATPTARQSRLRLNTRMTLAAALAAASLHAAAQTPPATDASVAAQPNGTATPAKTTADAVALPATSVTATVDAPYKAETVSSSKYTAPLRDIPQSITVVPKQVLDEQNAQSLQDILKNVPGITFMSGEGNLGWGDLFSIRGFSSEQSITIDGVRDAGLSSRNDTFDLDRVEVYKGTGTIESGVAALGGSVNLVSKEAELGSFYRSSFGLGSDNYRRMTADLNQQLGDSTALRLNLMSHHNGVAGRDEVKNDRYGIAASLGLGLGTSTRVIFDVFHQKDNNVPDTGLPIQRGTGGQPMPGVQQSNWYGAADIYTQQTESTSLSGRVEHDFNDTTRIRSQLRWQRTDNFSVLSPARFFAATANGNKVCSGTRCATLGYAGVGPLSSIGGVNSYTDYTLTGAQYGILRGSNFGNSTRYQILDNQTDLKFTANTGPFKHDVVTGFELYRETYGGNPRAAYVPAGDMFFNMANPSNSFAGTWSMEGNNKSSSTVNDAAVFASDTITLSPHWQVLASLRYDRWRAETNSPTGATLTSSINGAWSGRAGLVYKPVEPGSIYVSYSRATQPTAIGASTNNLIYGTATTAKYDPATSQTYELGTKWDLAGGALGLTAAVFRTELSNSWQYTSDDTSPVRALPAKRVDGVELGLQGNITDKWSIFAGISRMKSRITKGANEGAEAANVPDWSGSIWTTYKVTPDLALSYGVQYVGHRRYTDNLYVGGQNNNSSNASGPSGVNPIYTADNEKAPSYWVHNLAARYRVNRHVHVNLNLNNVFNKFYYAQIGASLDGFQLYGVPGAGRTVTLSADIAF; the protein is encoded by the coding sequence ATGAAGCACTTGAATTCGATGAAACCCGGCATCGCCGACACCGCGTTTTCGCCATTCGCCTCGCCGCTGGGGGCGGCGACGCCAACGGCGCGCCAATCTCGGCTGCGGCTGAACACGCGCATGACGCTGGCCGCCGCATTGGCGGCCGCGTCACTGCATGCCGCCGCACAGACGCCACCTGCAACGGATGCGTCGGTCGCCGCGCAGCCCAACGGCACTGCGACCCCCGCGAAGACCACTGCGGATGCGGTGGCGCTGCCCGCAACTTCCGTCACCGCCACGGTCGACGCGCCCTACAAAGCCGAGACCGTCTCGTCGTCGAAATACACGGCGCCACTGCGCGACATTCCGCAGAGCATTACGGTCGTGCCCAAGCAGGTACTCGATGAGCAGAATGCGCAGTCGTTGCAGGACATTCTGAAGAACGTCCCCGGCATCACGTTCATGTCGGGCGAGGGCAATCTGGGCTGGGGCGACCTGTTCTCGATTCGCGGCTTCTCGTCCGAGCAGAGCATCACCATCGACGGTGTGCGCGATGCCGGTCTGTCGAGTCGAAACGACACGTTCGATCTGGATCGTGTGGAGGTCTACAAAGGCACCGGCACCATCGAGTCGGGTGTCGCGGCGCTGGGTGGCTCCGTCAATCTCGTGTCGAAGGAAGCCGAACTCGGCAGCTTCTATCGGTCCTCGTTCGGACTGGGGAGCGACAACTACCGCCGCATGACAGCCGACCTGAATCAGCAACTCGGCGATTCCACGGCGCTGCGTCTGAACCTCATGTCGCACCACAACGGCGTGGCCGGGCGGGATGAAGTGAAGAACGACCGCTATGGCATTGCGGCGTCGCTGGGTCTTGGGCTGGGCACTAGCACGCGGGTGATCTTCGACGTCTTCCATCAGAAGGACAACAACGTCCCCGACACGGGGCTGCCGATCCAGCGCGGCACCGGCGGGCAACCGATGCCGGGTGTGCAACAGAGCAACTGGTATGGCGCGGCGGACATCTACACGCAGCAGACCGAGAGTACGTCGCTCTCGGGGCGCGTCGAGCACGACTTCAACGACACCACACGGATTCGCAGCCAACTGCGCTGGCAGCGCACCGACAACTTCTCCGTGCTGTCGCCCGCGCGCTTTTTCGCGGCGACCGCCAACGGCAACAAGGTTTGCAGCGGCACGCGTTGCGCCACGCTGGGATACGCGGGGGTGGGACCGTTGTCCAGCATCGGTGGCGTGAATTCGTACACCGATTACACGTTGACTGGCGCGCAGTACGGCATTCTGCGCGGCAGCAACTTCGGTAACTCCACGCGTTATCAGATTCTCGATAACCAGACCGATCTCAAGTTCACGGCGAACACCGGGCCGTTCAAGCATGACGTGGTCACCGGGTTCGAGCTGTATCGCGAGACTTACGGCGGCAACCCGCGCGCGGCCTACGTCCCGGCGGGCGACATGTTCTTCAACATGGCGAATCCATCGAATTCATTCGCGGGCACGTGGTCGATGGAGGGCAACAATAAGTCGAGTTCGACCGTCAACGACGCCGCCGTCTTCGCCAGCGACACGATCACGCTGTCACCGCACTGGCAGGTGCTCGCGTCGCTGCGTTACGACCGGTGGCGTGCGGAAACGAACTCGCCAACGGGTGCCACGCTCACGTCGAGCATCAACGGTGCGTGGAGCGGCCGTGCGGGTCTCGTCTACAAGCCGGTCGAGCCGGGCAGCATCTACGTGTCGTACAGCCGCGCAACGCAGCCGACCGCCATCGGCGCGAGCACGAACAATCTGATCTACGGCACGGCGACGACGGCCAAGTACGATCCGGCGACGTCGCAGACGTACGAGCTGGGCACGAAGTGGGATCTCGCGGGCGGCGCACTCGGCCTGACGGCGGCCGTCTTCCGTACCGAACTGAGCAACTCGTGGCAGTACACGAGCGACGACACGTCGCCCGTGCGTGCGCTTCCCGCCAAGCGCGTCGACGGTGTCGAACTCGGCTTGCAGGGCAACATCACCGACAAGTGGTCGATCTTTGCGGGCATCTCGCGCATGAAGAGCCGTATCACCAAGGGCGCGAACGAGGGGGCGGAGGCGGCCAACGTGCCTGACTGGAGCGGATCGATCTGGACGACCTACAAAGTCACGCCGGACCTCGCGCTCAGCTACGGCGTGCAGTATGTGGGGCATCGCCGCTATACGGACAACCTCTACGTCGGCGGCCAGAACAACAACAGCAGCAATGCGTCGGGGCCGTCGGGGGTGAACCCGATCTATACGGCGGACAACGAGAAAGCGCCGAGCTACTGGGTGCATAACCTCGCGGCGCGCTACCGCGTGAACCGCCATGTGCACGTCAACCTGAACCTCAACAACGTGTTCAACAAGTTCTATTACGCACAAATCGGCGCGTCGCTCGACGGGTTCCAGTTGTACGGTGTGCCGGGCGCAGGACGCACGGTGACGCTCAGCGCGGATATCGCGTTCTAA
- a CDS encoding anti-sigma factor family protein, with product MSKRDNGHENERDDMHDDPKDPPTTSETTTLGKMLRDGSLHHTAPQALRERLRDELANAERRAIAQETVSASSSSDVQREPMRDVTRDVKQEVKQEAKPQTGPAKPVREAAWGPSLAPWLFGGAGGAMLGGLAVAMALLVARPPAPAQAPEPAAQTGLQPQEIVSSHVRALLSQHPLDVISTDQHTVKPWFNGRLDYAPPVVDLADKGFPLAGGRLDYVGGRTVSVLIYHTDKHPIDVYVFPARDKASAAPMITGSDGYAIARWRRNGMTYWAITDAEPSHLRVFVEALQAAT from the coding sequence ATGAGTAAGCGTGACAATGGGCATGAAAACGAGCGTGACGACATGCACGACGATCCTAAAGACCCGCCGACGACAAGCGAAACAACCACGCTGGGCAAGATGCTGCGCGACGGCTCGTTGCATCACACGGCGCCGCAAGCGTTGCGCGAACGGCTCCGTGACGAGTTGGCGAATGCCGAGCGTCGTGCCATCGCGCAGGAGACGGTGAGTGCATCGTCCTCGTCCGACGTTCAGCGCGAACCCATGCGAGATGTAACGCGGGATGTGAAGCAGGAGGTAAAGCAGGAAGCGAAGCCGCAAACCGGACCCGCGAAGCCCGTCAGGGAAGCCGCGTGGGGGCCGAGTCTTGCGCCGTGGCTGTTCGGTGGCGCGGGCGGTGCGATGCTTGGCGGGCTGGCGGTGGCGATGGCGCTGCTCGTGGCGCGTCCGCCTGCGCCCGCGCAGGCGCCCGAACCGGCAGCTCAGACTGGCTTGCAGCCGCAGGAGATTGTGTCGAGTCACGTGCGCGCGCTGTTGTCGCAGCATCCGCTCGACGTGATCTCGACGGACCAGCATACGGTCAAGCCGTGGTTTAACGGACGCCTCGATTACGCACCGCCGGTCGTCGATCTGGCTGACAAGGGATTCCCGCTCGCGGGCGGACGTCTGGACTACGTCGGCGGTCGCACGGTGTCCGTGCTCATCTATCACACCGACAAGCATCCGATCGATGTCTACGTGTTTCCGGCACGCGACAAGGCGTCCGCTGCGCCCATGATCACCGGAAGCGACGGCTATGCGATTGCTCGCTGGCGACGCAACGGCATGACGTACTGGGCGATCACCGACGCGGAACCGTCGCATCTGCGTGTCTTCGTGGAGGCGTTGCAGGCGGCGACCTGA
- a CDS encoding chloride channel protein produces the protein MEGIRATPLVTLAVVTALTGIGAGIGGTLLAALLHIVQHMAFGYAEDQVFGAQSFLSGVAAASPERRFAVLTVCGVVAGLGWYAVHRYGAKLVSIKEAVGRSRAMPVGSTLAHALLQIVTVALGSPLGREVAPREIGALIGDQLARRAGLSAEQCRLLVACGAGAGLAAVYNVPLGGAIFVLEVLLGTFAWRAVLPAFATSAIAAAVAWIGMGAEQQYTVPAFDVTAPLVGWALVCGPLVGVAAWAFARLTEKARAAAPRDWRAPVFALANFMVLGLVIAWYPQLPGNGKGPASLAFNGELVTTLAFVLLVLRVLFTWSSLRAGAAGGLLTPGLANGALLAVVLVGLWNGALPQEMEVALGAAALIGATAFLAVSMRMPITAVVLALEFTHVNQDFLAPMLLAVAGAACTARWLDQRVATTKSRGNGSSTVPSASAG, from the coding sequence ATGGAGGGCATCCGAGCCACCCCGCTCGTCACGCTCGCCGTCGTCACTGCACTAACGGGGATTGGGGCTGGCATCGGCGGCACACTGCTCGCCGCCTTGCTCCACATCGTTCAGCACATGGCCTTTGGCTATGCCGAGGATCAGGTCTTCGGTGCGCAAAGCTTTTTGAGCGGCGTTGCAGCCGCCTCGCCCGAACGTCGCTTTGCCGTGCTAACGGTGTGCGGCGTCGTTGCCGGACTCGGCTGGTATGCCGTGCATCGCTACGGCGCAAAGCTCGTCTCCATCAAAGAAGCGGTCGGACGCTCCCGCGCAATGCCCGTCGGCAGCACGCTCGCCCATGCCTTGTTGCAGATCGTGACAGTCGCGCTCGGCTCACCGCTCGGGCGCGAAGTCGCGCCGCGTGAAATCGGTGCGCTGATCGGCGACCAACTGGCGCGTCGCGCCGGGCTGTCTGCCGAACAATGCCGTTTGCTCGTCGCATGCGGCGCAGGCGCGGGACTCGCTGCCGTCTACAACGTACCGCTCGGTGGCGCGATCTTCGTGCTGGAAGTACTGCTCGGTACGTTCGCGTGGCGTGCGGTGCTGCCCGCCTTTGCGACCTCGGCGATTGCGGCCGCTGTGGCATGGATCGGCATGGGGGCGGAACAGCAGTACACCGTCCCGGCGTTCGATGTCACCGCGCCGCTCGTCGGCTGGGCGCTCGTGTGCGGCCCGCTCGTCGGAGTGGCCGCGTGGGCATTCGCGCGTCTGACGGAAAAGGCCCGCGCCGCTGCGCCGCGCGACTGGCGCGCACCGGTCTTCGCACTGGCCAACTTCATGGTGCTGGGTCTGGTGATCGCCTGGTACCCGCAATTGCCGGGCAATGGCAAGGGCCCGGCATCGCTCGCATTCAACGGCGAACTGGTGACGACACTGGCGTTCGTGCTGCTTGTGCTGCGCGTGCTCTTTACCTGGAGCAGTCTGCGCGCCGGGGCGGCAGGCGGTCTGCTCACGCCGGGACTGGCGAACGGTGCGTTACTCGCGGTCGTGCTGGTGGGATTGTGGAATGGCGCGCTGCCGCAGGAGATGGAAGTGGCGCTCGGCGCGGCAGCCCTCATCGGGGCCACCGCCTTCCTCGCCGTGTCGATGCGCATGCCGATCACGGCCGTGGTGCTGGCGCTGGAATTCACGCACGTGAATCAGGATTTCCTCGCGCCGATGTTGCTGGCTGTGGCCGGTGCCGCCTGCACGGCACGCTGGCTCGATCAGCGCGTGGCCACGACGAAGAGTCGCGGGAACGGCAGCAGTACCGTGCCGTCAGCCAGCGCCGGATAA
- a CDS encoding FecCD family ABC transporter permease, with product MAAEDVLHAGVASGYRRLNLRRALWLVALAALIVLALALDFTHGPSALGWRDLWRTIVSPATASPDAQVIVWQIRLPYALMAVLVGGALGLAGGEMQTILDNPLASPYTLGVSAAAAFGAALAIVLNLHVPGVPDVWVVPVNAFIFALISALVLDGVARWRGLPTSGVVLMGIALVFVFHALVSLMQFVATEDALQGLVFWTLGSLTRSDWTQVRVLGAVLVIMAVLAWRQSWAMTALRLGEDRAASFGIRVARLRLVTLMRVSLLSALTVSFVGTIGFVGLVAPHIARGIFGEDHRFYLPGCVIVGALVMSLASIASKTLLPGVIIPVGIVTALVGIPFFLVIVVRSSGRSL from the coding sequence CTGGCGGCAGAAGACGTTTTGCATGCGGGCGTGGCGAGTGGTTATCGCCGGTTGAACCTGCGCCGTGCCCTCTGGCTCGTTGCATTGGCGGCGCTGATCGTGCTTGCGTTGGCGCTGGACTTCACACACGGGCCGTCGGCGCTTGGCTGGCGCGATTTGTGGCGAACGATCGTGTCGCCTGCGACCGCCAGCCCCGATGCACAGGTCATCGTCTGGCAGATTCGTCTGCCGTACGCCCTCATGGCGGTGCTCGTCGGTGGTGCGCTGGGGTTGGCCGGTGGCGAGATGCAGACGATTCTCGACAACCCGCTCGCCAGTCCGTACACGCTGGGTGTGTCGGCGGCGGCGGCCTTCGGCGCGGCGCTGGCCATCGTGCTCAACCTGCACGTGCCCGGCGTGCCGGACGTGTGGGTCGTGCCCGTGAACGCTTTCATCTTCGCGTTGATCTCTGCGCTGGTACTCGACGGTGTGGCGCGCTGGCGCGGTCTGCCGACCTCGGGTGTGGTGCTCATGGGCATCGCCCTCGTTTTCGTCTTCCATGCGCTCGTCTCGCTGATGCAGTTCGTCGCCACCGAGGACGCGTTGCAGGGACTCGTGTTCTGGACGCTGGGCAGCCTCACACGCAGCGACTGGACACAGGTGCGCGTGTTGGGCGCAGTGCTCGTGATCATGGCGGTGCTGGCATGGCGTCAGTCGTGGGCGATGACGGCGCTGCGGCTCGGTGAAGACCGCGCAGCGAGCTTCGGTATTCGTGTGGCGCGGCTGCGGCTTGTCACACTCATGCGCGTGTCGTTGCTCTCGGCGCTGACGGTGTCCTTCGTCGGCACCATCGGCTTTGTCGGACTGGTCGCGCCGCATATCGCGCGTGGCATCTTCGGCGAAGACCATCGCTTCTATCTGCCCGGCTGCGTGATCGTCGGTGCGCTGGTCATGTCGCTTGCGTCGATTGCGTCGAAGACACTGCTGCCCGGTGTGATCATTCCTGTGGGCATCGTAACGGCGCTCGTCGGCATTCCGTTCTTCCTTGTGATCGTGGTGCGTTCGAGCGGGAGGTCGCTGTGA
- a CDS encoding ABC transporter ATP-binding protein has translation MTVSSQTLALSATGIDVTLGRRHILHNVSLPPLLAGSVTALLGPNGSGKSTLLRTLAGLVAGRGEVTFGSEILHRCTGRAPARNVVYLPQALPAGVHLRVLESVLAAGHGARRAARDSVSATAPTPAVVMALLTQLGIEALAMRFLDELSGGQRQLVGLAQALIRAPRILLLDEPLSALDLHHQFQVMRLIARETVARQMITVVVMHDLSIAMRHANAAVMLREGRVVAAGDVGDVVTADAIARVFDVQARVERCSRGLPQLIVDDVVTSV, from the coding sequence GTGACCGTCTCGTCTCAAACACTTGCCCTGTCGGCGACGGGCATCGATGTCACGCTCGGCCGCCGTCACATCCTGCATAACGTGTCGCTGCCGCCGCTGCTTGCTGGCAGCGTCACCGCGTTGCTCGGACCGAACGGCTCGGGGAAATCGACCTTGCTGCGCACGCTTGCCGGACTCGTGGCCGGGCGCGGCGAAGTGACGTTCGGTAGTGAGATTCTGCACCGCTGCACGGGCCGTGCGCCCGCGCGCAATGTCGTCTATCTGCCGCAAGCACTGCCCGCAGGCGTGCATCTGCGCGTGCTCGAATCGGTGCTGGCCGCCGGGCACGGTGCGCGCCGTGCTGCGCGCGATTCGGTGAGCGCGACAGCCCCTACGCCCGCCGTCGTCATGGCGTTGCTCACGCAGTTGGGGATCGAAGCGCTGGCCATGCGCTTTCTCGACGAGCTCTCCGGCGGTCAGCGACAACTCGTCGGGTTGGCGCAGGCACTGATACGTGCGCCGCGCATCCTGCTGCTGGACGAGCCGCTGTCGGCGCTCGATCTGCACCACCAGTTTCAGGTGATGCGGCTGATTGCGCGCGAGACCGTGGCCCGTCAGATGATCACCGTCGTGGTCATGCACGATTTGTCGATTGCTATGCGCCACGCCAACGCGGCCGTGATGCTGCGCGAGGGACGCGTGGTCGCAGCGGGCGATGTCGGGGACGTGGTGACAGCCGACGCCATCGCCCGCGTATTCGACGTGCAGGCCCGGGTCGAGCGCTGCTCGCGCGGCTTGCCGCAACTGATCGTGGACGACGTCGTGACATCTGTCTAG